Proteins from a single region of Vitis riparia cultivar Riparia Gloire de Montpellier isolate 1030 unplaced genomic scaffold, EGFV_Vit.rip_1.0 scaffold349_pilon_pilon, whole genome shotgun sequence:
- the LOC117909780 gene encoding uncharacterized protein LOC117909780, protein MADRSVEGGAGTDVLFSPSPQVPNGSEIEIFDFPSTDDALSRSTFWWSQSTNRHSDFVNGFRVSDGVALFTSSTSILMFLSILTSRYSEQDFLQSLPSRLMFGLTTLFVSITTMMITFTITSFIACRHGLAWIPILIALFAAVPASVFASLQYPLLADVINSTFGSRLLFKPREHRLYQ, encoded by the exons ATGGCAGACAGGTCGGTGGAAGGAGGAGCAGGAACAGATGTTCTTTTCTCCCCAAGCCCACAAGTGCCAAATGGATCtgaaattgagatttttgacTTCCCCTCAACAGATGATGCCTTGTCTAGATCCACTTTCtg GTGGTCACAGTCAACAAACAGACACTCCGATTTCGTAAATGGTTTTCGGGTATCGGATGGAGTAGCATTATTCACCTCCTCAACTTCAATCCTAATGTTCTTATCCATCCTCACCTCACGCTATTCAGAGCAGGATTTCCTCCAGTCATTACCCTCCAGATTGATGTTTGGACTCACAACACTCTTCGTCTCTATTACGACCATGATGATAACCTTTACCATAACCTCTTTCATAGCTTGTCGTCATGGATTGGCATGGATACCTATTCTCATTGCTCTATTTGCCGCTGTCCCTGCCTCTGTGTTTGCTTCACTGCAATATCCCCTTTTGGCAGATGTGATCAATTCTACATTTGGGTCTAGGCTTCTCTTTAAGCCAAGAGAGCATAGGCTTTACCAGTGA